From the genome of Chlorocebus sabaeus isolate Y175 chromosome 2, mChlSab1.0.hap1, whole genome shotgun sequence, one region includes:
- the LOC140709461 gene encoding probable ribosome biogenesis protein RLP24 — protein MRIEKCYFCSGPIYPGHGMMFVRNDCKVFRFCKSKCHKNFKKKRNPRKVRWTKAFRKAAGKELTVDNSFEFEKRRNEPIKYQRELWNKTIDAMKRVEEIKQKRQAKFIMNRLKKNKELQKVQDIKEVKQNIHLIRAPLAGKGKQLEEKMVQQLQEDVDMEDAP, from the coding sequence ATGCGTATCGAGAAGTGTTATTTCTGTTCTGGGCCCATCTACCCTGGACACGGCATGATGTTCGTCCGCAACGATTGCAAGGTGTTCAGATTTTGCAAATCTAAATgtcataaaaactttaaaaagaagcgCAATCCTCGCAAAGTTAGGTGGACCAAGGCATTCCGGAAAGCAGCTGGTAAAGAGCTTACAGTGGATAAttcatttgaatttgaaaaacGTAGAAATGAACCTATCAAATACCAGCGAGAGCTATGGAATAAAACTATTGATGCAATGAAGAGAGTTGAAGAGATCAAACAGAAACGCCAAGctaaatttataatgaacagattgaagaaaaataaagagctaCAGAAAGTTCAGGATATCAAAGAAGTCAAGCAAAACATCCATCTTATCCGAGCCCCTCTTGCAGGCAAAGGGAAGCAGTTGGAAGAGAAAATGGTACAGCAGTTACAAGAGGATGTGGACATGGAAGATGCTCCTTAA